TTCCTTTTAATTAGATTGGGGACCACGGCCTGTCAGTGCAGCCATCAGCACTTGTGTGCGCACAAGGACAGTTGAGAGGGTTTTTGTGACAGCAGCACTTACTGAGATGAGTGCTCAGAGAATTAAACTGCATCCCATGTATGGAAGCTAACTCTTTGGAaccctgctgcctccagtggAAAAAATCTCCACCAGCCCTGCTTGTTCCAGGCATCCAGCAGGAGCCCTGCctggccagcagtgctgctgaccTGAATCTATAAATTGTATAAGCCTGGCACTCACCAACCTATGTAACACTTGTCTGGATGTTGGCAGGAAGGGCTGCGTGGAGAAAACATTGCTTTGGATGTTGTTTGTCGTTTTCCTGAACATTTCTGGATAGGAAGCAAGATCTTTTACAGAATGGGGTGAGTTAGGTACCCAAATTAAAGCTTAAAGTTGTTTGAAGGAAGCTTTGAAAACATGCACCCTGCtaaggcagaggcagctcttccttccttttatcTGAtacttgtgctgctgctctctcctgtgTGATATTCAGGGAACCACAGTCTTATCACCGGGTTACAGAAAAGTGAAGATTTACTGCTGTGATAGTGACCTTGGTGTGAACCACTGCAGATGATTTCCCCATAGCACTGCTCCTGGCAGCAATAATCCCAGGTATGAGAAGAGGGAGCGATTCTGGAGACCAATGTATGATGTCTCAGTGGAGTCTGTAGCACAGATATTCTCCGAAACCTGCACTTCATTTTAGTACTTGCAAAGCCCTTAAGGATATGAAAAACTTCTGCTTGGTGGGGttaaggaaaatttaaaatgaattaatttcaaataatttttaaggaaatgatAAATAATTCACAGACCATTGCAGAGGTGAGTTTTCTCTCGAGGTGCAAACCACCAAACTTCCCAGCCTTCCCCCAGCCCCGAGGCTTCCCCTTTCCTGCCAGCAGTGCTCCCACAGTGCcacccagtgctgctgctgcagctgcagcaggcaggaattaTTCCTATGTACTCAGAAATAATTTGTGGCTGTTCCCAAAAGGCCTAAATAAAGTTAAAACCCTGTTAACGACATAAACATCCAGTTCAGACAAATTGCTGTGAAAACTGTTGTATTGAAAATTTTCAGCTCCTTTCAATAGCCCATCAGCCTCTTCGCTCCAACATAGGGATGCACAGCCATCCTACACACCTGTAATTGGTCCTGGAGTGGGGCCTTAGTGTATTATTCCCATACAGCCATACCACCAATTTTAGCACGAACAGAAATGAGAGCAAGGAATGGATATGTATTAAAAACCTTCCACCTCCAGCTCAGAGCTACAGCTCTCACCCAGGTGATGCAAGGGCTGCTTGTTCCTATGGACTGGCAGCTTCCTGTACCTCACAATCCTGGTGGACACCACTCGGAGGAAAGGAGTGGTAACAACTTTAGGTTAACGTGCACAAATAATGGGAGTTACAGGCCGACTGAGAGACATGCACAACAAAGACGGTTTGAACAATagctctgctctgtggagtGGACCAGCAAACCAACGCTGACTGGTTCAAAGCAGTTTCATCAGAACACAATTCCATAGGAATTCTGGCTGCGTAGATGGTGGAAGGAGATGCTGACGAAGCAAGTGCCCATCCAGGACAATCACTGCTGCGAGTTGTGCTGTAGCATgttctgcagcattttgtggttctgcagagcagccaccaCATCCTCGTAGAGGGTGTTCACGCTGACGCACAGAGGTTGATGCTGCAGCTCCGTCAGCTTGCAGGCAGCCAGAGTACAGAGGATGCAGAACAGCACAAAGAGCAGGACTCTCAGCACCGACCGCGACCATGAGGGCTTGTGCCGGGGGGGCTGAGAGGGACGGGAGCTGGAGGCCGGCTCTGTAGTGAGAACATGAACAGGATAGAATGTGAGGAATTAATCAACTATCTTTGACAGACTATGCTCACAAACAAACTGTTCAGGTAAGATACTTAATCCTCTACTGCAGTTGGCTTTTGTTGTGAATTTTCATCACTTAGCTCTGATAAATAACTAGATGTGCAGGATTTAACTTCTTAGGATGAAAAGTTTCAGATCCAGTTTCATGGGCAGCAGTGAAGAGGGTGTAAAGCACCTCTGTGTTGCACAAGATCTGATTACGCAAATGTTCAGTGGACTTAAGAAAAAATGAGTGGAGGGAAGTTCTCATTAGGAACAGCTGGAGAATTTCCTGACTTGTAGCTCCACAGTTCATGGGAACACAGGCAAAGGGGAAAagggcacagcagcagtttaTTAAAACTCCTACAGGTTCCCCCCTACCCTTTCCCACCATCTCCCAGTACCTGGGTACATGAAAGCAATTCTGGCAGCATCAAAATCTGATGAAGATGAAACCTGACACAATCCCACCCAAAACGGACACTACTTACTTCGGGTGTGCACTGTTtcctttttagttttcttttccatctcctgTTTTGCAGCTTTCTGAGCATCGTACTCCCGCCTTCTGcgctccttttcctctgccttctctcGCTTCCGCAGTTctctctcctgagcctccttcGCTCGCTGTTCTGCTTCACgtttcttctccatttctggGTGTTAACAGcaagtttttcccttttatgTAAAGGGTTGTCATTGCCATTTTCCTTATTACCTTATTATCCCAACTGGAACGAGGAAACCTTGGAAACCAATTAAACAACTATcctctttttaataattttatttagtaTTACATACCTTGCAttttactgtgcttttctttaatgtttttataGGTAACCTATAGCACATTCCATCTAGAGATGTTCCTGTTTCTCAGGCCAAGAAATCACACAGTTACCCCCCTGCTGTCTTTCTCCCTCTAGCCCTTTTACCCTACTACTCCCTGAGTACTTTGGGTTTGGGTGGCCACAAGTATGTGTTAGATGGCAATTTGTTACATAGAGATCAGAATGTTTGGGTGTGTTAGAGACCAAGAGCTGTCCTCAGCAGACAGCACATGGGGGTTCTTTGTGCCTACCTCTCTCTGCCTGGAGTTTCCGCTGCCGTTGTCGATCTTGCTCGGACTGGATGGCTTTCATGTGCTGCAGTACCTTAAAGGGCCAAGAAAACAACCTGAGGGCTGTGCAGAAGCCTCGTGGCACAGTCAGTTCAGAACAGGACAGCTGGAGTGTGGCTGAGGACAGGCAGCTGGGACTGACCCCCAACCCTGACTTATCCCTACAGCTATGGCTCTGAAAAAAACTCACAACTTATGTGAGTCTCTGTTGTTAAAAAACAGATCTtcccattaaaaacaaatgtggCAAACTGGTGCTTGATGATACAAAGGATcacaaaacatttctatttatgTTTGCCAAAACTTCTCCAGAGGTTTTTGTACTATCAGCACAGGCACGGATTATTACGTCTGATTATGCCTCTACTTTCTTGGCAATGGAGAAGCATCCTCTTCCGCCAGGTGTTTGCTCTCCACGGGCACAGCAGTAGTGGAGTCAGTGCAGTTGACCTGCACCTCGCTGCCTGAAGAAActccaggctcctgcagcagctgcccagcttGCTAAGCAAACAGAGGAAGAATCACTGGCAAAgccatgaaaggaaaaaaaaaatagaataaaagcAGACTCCTTACCTTGACAGCAGCCTGCTTACACTGCTTCTCATCCAGACAGTCTCCTGCCACTTTAGCCAGGACAGGATCCAGGGGATTGTCCTTCAGATCCAGCCACTTCAGGTTCTGCAAAAAGGCACAACAAAGAGGAGGCTGTAAGAGCACAGCAGTCTCTTAGAGATCTCTAAGAGAtccaaagcagaagcaaagaacTGCTTAGTTTTCATATGAATGAAACAGGTACAGAAGATGAGCAGAGATGTTTTCAATAGATTGAGAGGATTTTCACTGAGCTGCGGTGCAGAGCCAGCTGAATTTTGGAATGGGTGTCAGCAGGATGGATGCTTTACCAGAGAAATCAACTTGAGCAGGATCACAAGACCCTGGGCTACATCCCAAAGCTTTACATAACTGCCCAGCAAACAGTTTTACCTTGAGCTGTGCAAAGCTGACTGGCAGGGTGACCAAGCGATTGTTTAGAAGGTCCAGGTGCTGCAGATTGACCAGGCGGCCAAAGTCCAAGGGCAGCTGTTGCAGCCGATTTTTACTCAAATCCAGTTTCACCAGATGCATCAAACTGCAGAAGTCTGactaaaacccaaacaaagaaaacccagagaaaGCTGGTCAGCACCTTTGTGGAAGAACCTCAGTGGGAATTACGTGGAGACAGCCTGCACCTCGCATTAGGCACAATCCTTGACTTACTACAGGACTGTGATGGAGGGAAATTGCTCTCCTCCTTTGCCTTGGAAGATGGAGGTGAGACACAGCGGGACAGGTAAGACGGACCGAGAAGGTTATGGATGACAATATGACAGGAACAAACCCGAGCCTCCACTGCTGATGAAACTCCTCTATATTCACTTGGGGATGCTCTGGCAGGAATGTACTGCAATCTTCACACAGTTCAGCCCTTTActctctcctgcctcagccaAACCTACTGCCAGCACTGATCTGTCACTGACAATGGAGTCATTCAGccaccccagggcagggcaagTGCCAGTTTCACAGCTCTTGGTGAGCCTCTACTGAAGCACCAGCtatctttccaaatatttcccAGTAGACTCATCCTCACGGAGGCTCTCTAGCACCTTACCGGCAAGGAAATCAGGTTGTTACAGGACAAATCCAAGATAGTAGCTTTTGGAAGAGCggcctgaaagaaaaataaggcaCTGAATGAACATGGAGCGTCACCTGAGCCCTTTTGACACCTGCTAGTTCTGCTTCGGCCTCTGCGGTTTCTCCCGCATCAATCTGTCCATCCCCCGCGGCTGCTCCGAAGTCACGTCATCTCCGGATCCATCTCTGAGTCCAAAGGCGGTTCTTATCCCGGGACAGCAATGACTAGCAGCTGCCAGGCCCCCGGGACACAGAACCTCACTGCTTTAAATACCTGCAGGCCAGGTCACAACCCCCCAGCACATCTGGCTCTCCTACGCTGCCCCTTCCCGGGGACCGGGAGCCGGTACCCACCCCCGCCGGGCGGCCTGCAGCCGGACACTCACCAACTCCCGCACCGGCACCTCGTTCAAGTCGCAGAGGCTCAGGTCCAGCTCGTTGCCGTCCAGCTTGTCCTTCAGGCTGAGCCCCTTGCCGCTGCCCCGCGACATGGCTCCGTCGGCGGCAGCCCGCGGGGGATGCGGCTCGGCACGGGGAGGCGGCGCGGCTCTGTTCGGAGCggctcagctcagcacagctccgCACAGCTCAGCGCGACCCAGCCCGTCCCGTCCCGGCGTGGCACGGCCCAGCCCCGCCACCCACTTCCGCGGCCACGTCCGCGCGGGCCccgccagccgccgccgccgcggggccgAGCGCGCCCGCTGCCGGCCCGGAGCGGGGCCGCACCGCCCCACCGGCACCGCCGCCGCAAAACGCCTAAAAACTGTCTTGAGAAGGGATGTTATCTGATGCTTGATCGCTGCATACCTTCAAACCTAAGCAACAAGAATGGAGATTTAGTCCCCgaagcagagagcagccaaTAAGGTCTAAGTGCTGTCTTAAAAAGACGAATTACTTGTTGGTAGAATTGCCTTGTTAAGTTTTAAGGCTTGATCCAATGATCTCAGACTTAGTGCGAGATTAACAAAGCTTGGGAAGAAGGATGTACTACTGATAGTGGGCACAAGGAATGCAGGATTTATGGGCTACTAGGACATTTGGCAGAATCCCCAAGATAAGGAAGAAACTTATAAAGCTAACTCAGCAATTGGGTTTAATCAGCTCCAAGCGGGTAAAAGGTAATTCTGTCAGGGGGAGATTGTGACTACCTCCTCATGGCCACAGACCCAAGGAACCCACCAacccaaaagaagagaaagaccAAGCCTGTGGACTAATTAGCATGGGAAGCGAGAGCATCATTAACCAATGGAAGATAGAATACTAATTAATATGAGAACTAGGTAACTTGTAGCAAATAAACATTAAtgcctttgtttgctaaaatatataaatagtgAAAAGTTTTGACAGTCGTCATGCTGGCTTTGTGGATTTGCTATCCAGTGCAGAACTGTAAATAAATCCAATACCTCGACTCTGGGTGTGGATTGGCCTCTTGCACACTGGGTGGAACAACCTATTTTGGGACACACTGGCACGGCTCAGGGTATCCCTGCAGCTGTCCCACCAGCCCTGGGAccctggccaggctggcaggagTTTAGATCTGGGCTACAtgaaacagccctgcagaaggaaggagagctcccagcccagccccatgGGTGGGTGAGGTTTGCACCCAGTCACATCACCAGTCACACACCACCCCACAGAGAAACAACTGGTTTATGGCCAATAATCCCAACAGAAACCCAGTGATGCATACCTCATTTTACAATATCTGATACAGCTGCTTCAGTCTCTCCACGGTCTCCCTAATCCAAGGGGTGAATTCCCTCTCAGTTGGGCTGTTACTCCACAATGTCTCTTCACAGGAGGAACGCTTAATGGATATTCCTGCTTTGCTCCCAAGGCTCCAGTGCCACAGGAGCAGAGCACTCTCCTAATCCTCTGTGGAGAAAGTcagtgaaagaggaaagagcCTGAGGCAGAACCAAATTAGTGTTACCTGGTAATGGGATTACAACAAGGACTAACCATGAATTTCCTGACCTCTGTGCTATGTATGTATGTATGGGACATTGCAAAGATGTTTTCACTACTGCAGCGCATCTGCCCTGTGGATGCATTAGTTTGTTTTTAAGCTGCCAGTGAATTTCTTCCAACACCCAGAAACCAGCATTAACTCAGCACTGAGGTAACTGAGGCCACACGATTCTCTGAGCAAAGGCACCTCAAAACAGTGCACAAGGATTTTCCTCACAGAAACTACAATAAAGTCTGCCCAAGGCTGAGGTGCTCCTGCCCAGGAGATTATGGAAGTTTTTGGAGCATGTCATTGTTCCTCCAAATGTGAGAAGAAATTACAGAGCCCTCATCTGAGAAGAGCGAGGTCTACTTATCTGAGAATCTCTACCATCCCTCAGTTTTCACAATGTTTGTTTTTGGAGGGAAGGGCCAGAGAAGACCTGCTCCAGCGAATGGTAGGGAAGCCTCTCGTTGCCAGATCTCCAAGGGAAGCAGCTGATTGCTGATCCCCTCGTTACCCTGAGGCAGTGAGGGACTCATGtgatgtgctgtgctgtgctgttccCTTCCATGGCTGGGAGGCACCAAATACAGTCCTGCTCTGGAGGACAAAACCCAGAGGGGCTCTGAGGGGGCCTGAGCAAGACCATCTGCATCTCTGGGAAAGGTCTCTGTCCATGCAGTGCTACAGAGACTGAAATCTGTGTTTGCACAAATCCAAGAGCCTTTGTCTCCTAGAAAAAACAGGGGTGTAAATGGGTTACAAAACCTACCTTCTTATTTGTGATTATCATGAAGGCAGATTTTTAAATCTGGATTAGAAAGGAGTGGTACCTTATGCAATGGTGTATGAAATGGTACTGCTTCAGGCATCCTTTGCCTTGATCTCAAACAAACATACGCAAATGTCAAGGTCACATTATTTTCTGCATAATTCTTGgtttaattctttctttaacCAGGATTCACCCTCTGGGATAATGATCATAATGTGGTAAGATCAAGCTAAAagtcatctttatttttatttattaaaggtTTGCAtcaattttttccctgtggttATACAACACCGAGCGCTCTGATGCTTCATCAGCACGAAGACAATTGCTCTGTTCTGTCCAAATCAGTGGAAGAACAACTTCTGGCCACAAAAGTCACACAGCTTTACATCCCCTGTGGGAATCCAGAAACTCACCTCGCTGCTGAGTTCAGTGGGACTGACTTGAAGAGGTATCTGTGCATGTAGGCTAGAAAGACTTTGAAGCTCCACACGACAGGCAAAGCATAGCACGAGGCACATCTGTGCACTCTGCTGGGGGTTGCAAGCACATTAGCaaggagaagggagcaggaaaTGCTGAGGGAAGTGGGATGAACACAGTTGATCTAATTGTGATCTATTCATCCTTACTGGGCCTGAGCTGGCCATGCCAGCCTGGGGTTAGAGACCATTCCCAGACTCTCTGAAGATCtctgtgttccctctgcagccaaggcaaatttttcacatttcaaagaaaaatctccCTTTCCCTACCAAAGAAGATATTGTCACTGCTATCACCAAACAAATTCCTTTTGAACTAGATGCGCATCGGGGAAAATCCTTCCTGTTTCTAAAAGCAAGTGTCAGACACCAGGGTCTGGTGGCAGTTGGTATTTCACTCCATTACAAGCCCATTTTTGGCTTTGATGTCTGACATTCGTCATTCTGAGGTTGATATTTATGCCCTTGTTCCGTGTTGTGCTTGATGTGATACGGATACACCGTGTCACCTCTTCAgcatcagtgctgctgcagagctcagcaccaCCACACTCCTTACCTGGTGCCTGCCCACACCTCTGCCCTTAGGTGAGGAGGTCTCAGCGTGCCCAGCCTTGGAGCGGCTCTGCAGTTCCCAGCTGGTCTCTTCTCCACAGGGAGTGTCTAAAGGTATTAGTGGGGTGCTAACTGATAACTCATTGAGGGGATAGGGCTGGAGGCCAGTTGGTGACTCACAGGGCTTGGGCACCAAGTGATACAGGTGGAGGTAAGTGGAGGCAAATGATGGTGGTTTTCTTGCACCAAAGTCCATCTCCACTCATTCGGGGTGTAACAGTGGTTGTGTCAGGCTGATGGAACAGGc
The genomic region above belongs to Corvus cornix cornix isolate S_Up_H32 chromosome 18, ASM73873v5, whole genome shotgun sequence and contains:
- the LRRC59 gene encoding leucine-rich repeat-containing protein 59, which translates into the protein MSRGSGKGLSLKDKLDGNELDLSLCDLNEVPVRELAALPKATILDLSCNNLISLPSDFCSLMHLVKLDLSKNRLQQLPLDFGRLVNLQHLDLLNNRLVTLPVSFAQLKNLKWLDLKDNPLDPVLAKVAGDCLDEKQCKQAAVKVLQHMKAIQSEQDRQRQRKLQAEREMEKKREAEQRAKEAQERELRKREKAEEKERRRREYDAQKAAKQEMEKKTKKETVHTRKPASSSRPSQPPRHKPSWSRSVLRVLLFVLFCILCTLAACKLTELQHQPLCVSVNTLYEDVVAALQNHKMLQNMLQHNSQQ